One region of Rana temporaria chromosome 11, aRanTem1.1, whole genome shotgun sequence genomic DNA includes:
- the TMEM86A gene encoding lysoplasmalogenase-like protein TMEM86A, with protein sequence MVSPVTVVKCEGPKLVPFFKATCVYFVLWLPTSSPSWFSALIKCLPIFCLWVFLLAHGVNFLVSHRSAKMILAGLIFSAVGDAFLIWQEQGYFVHGLLMFAIAHILYSSAFGMKPLDLRAGAVVALISSFLYSLLCIYLTGPFVYLVAAYTALIAFMGWRAIAGVQLCNDLWTWTKLSACIGAVLFIVSDLTIAVNKFCFPVPCSRAIIMATYYAAQMLISLSAVECRDEEDYQKKK encoded by the exons GTGAAATGTGAGGGCCCCAAGCTGGTGCCATTCTTCAAGGCCACCTGCGTGTATTTTGTGCTGTGGTTGCCAACGTCCAGCCCGTCCTGGTTCAGCGCCCTGATCAAGTGTCTTCCCATCTTCTGCCTCTGGGTCTTCCTTTTGGCCCACGGGGTCAATTTCCTCGTCAGCCACCGGAGCGCCAAGATGATCCTGGCCGGGTTAATCTTCTCGGCCGTCGGCGATGCCTTCCTGATCTGGCAGGAACAGGGATACTTTGTCCATG GCTTGCTGATGTTCGCCATCGCCCACATCCTTTATTCCTCCGCCTTCGGAATGAAGCCGCTGGACCTGCGTGCCGGAGCCGTGGTAGCCCTAATATCCAGCTTCTTATATTCCCTGTTGTGCATCTATCTCACTGGCCCCTTTGTATACTTGGTGGCGGCCTACACGGCCCTAATAGCCTTCATGGGCTGGCgagccatcgccggggtccaacTTTGCAATGACCTCTGGACATGGACCAAGCTCTCGGCCTGCATCGGCGCAGTTCTCTTCATCGTGTCCGACCTGACCATCGCCGTCAACAAGTTCTGCTTCCCCGTCCCTTGCTCTCGAGCCATCATCATGGCCACGTATTACGCCGCACAGATGCTGATCTCTCTGTCCGCAGTTGAGTGCAGGGACGAAGAGGATTATCAAaagaaaaagtaa